Proteins encoded in a region of the Coregonus clupeaformis isolate EN_2021a chromosome 9, ASM2061545v1, whole genome shotgun sequence genome:
- the LOC121573731 gene encoding transmembrane protein FAM155B-like, which translates to MCPFVLPDNDDLVYGGQSSFICTGLLENHLTNADPECCDIRWSGCDPSVGAACALTQLPGSSSWQRRSSPPVSAASRLCSSRLRLCVLVLILLHTVVSFSTVQSSCAVGLEAMVPLPLEESSAREE; encoded by the exons ATGTGCCCCTTCGTGTTACCAGACAATGACGACTTGGTCTACGGAGGACAATCCAGTTTCATCTGTACAG GGCTACTAGAAAACCATTTAACCAATGCAGACCCGGAGTGTTGTGACATCAGATGGAGTGGCTGCGACCCCTCTGTTGGGGCGGCGTGCGCCCTGACCCAGCTTCCGGGGTCATCATCGTGGCAGCGGCGCAGCTCCCCGCCCGTGTCGGCTGCATCGCGGCTGTGCAGCAGCAGACTCCGACTGTGTGTTCTGGTCCTCATCCTGCTGCACACTGTCGTCTCCTTCTCCACCGTCCAGAGCAGTTGCGCTGTGGGCCTGGAGGCCATGGTACCCCTGCCCCTGGAGGAGAGCTCTGCCCGAGAGGAGTGA